The genome window GCCCGCCTCGCCGAGGTCCACGGACTCGTCCGGCCAGTCGAGGAAGCTCCACTGGCTGAAGCTGATGTCCGGCCGCGCGCAGAAGCACTCGAGGTCGGCGTACTCGACGGTGACGGTCTTGTTCGGCGTGGGCTCGGGCGCCTCCATCAGGATCTCGAAGTCCTGGTCGGCGAAGAAGTTCCGCCAGCCCGCCTCGAGCAGCCCCATGGGGCCGGCGACGTAGGGGACCTTGATCCGGTCGCCGGCGTCCCCGGCCTCCAGCTCCTCGACGAAGGTCTCCGGGTCGGCGGCGACGAGCTCCAGCACGCGCGCGAGGCGGAGCGGGCCCAGCTTCTCCCCGCCGTACTCCAGGCGCTTGTCCCCCTTGCGCAGCCGCAGGCGCGCGCGCGCGCCGTCCTCCACGCACAGCCCCTCCAGGCTCAGGCCCTTCGCCGCGAGGCCGAGGAGCTCCGCCACGGCCGCCGTCGCCCGCGGGCCGGCCGACGCGTGCCTCACGCGGGCCCCACCGGCTGCTCCTTCTCGTAGAACGAGAAGCAGCCGCGGCACGACGGGAAGATGTTCGAGAAGACGCGGCGGCGCAGGGCCCGGGCCTTCGGCCCGTCCCAGACGGCCGCGAAGGAGCCCTCCTTCAGGTCGCCCAGGACGTAGTCGGGGCACACCCACACTTGGCCGTTCGGGAAGACGTTGACCTGCCGCCAGGGGCCGTCGCAGAAGGGCGCGCCGAGGCCCTCGCGGCGCCCCTCGTAGTAGTCGCGCAGCGCCTTCGCCCCGCGCAGGTCGATGTTGAAGCGGGCGTGAGGCAGCGAGGCGCGCAGCCTTCCCAGCGCGGCGTCGAGGGCCGCGTAATCCATGGCGTGAGGACGGTAGCCGTAGCCGTTCCAGAGCCCGACCGGCAGCCCGAACTCGCTCTCGAAGACCCGCTTCTGCGCCGCCAGCACCTCCGGCCGGTTGAAGATCAGGTGCATGAAGTAGATCTCGTCGAACTCCACTCCCTCGTCCTTGAGATGGTCGATGAGCGAGATGAGATGGCCGCCGTTGGAGTCGAACACCTCGCACATCAGGCGCAGGATCGGCTTGCGCCCCGGAGCGCGGTCGCGCAGCCCCGCCAGGCGCTTGAGGCCCCGCATCATGACCCGGTAGTGCCCGGCCGCCCCCCCGCGCAGCTCCTTGCTCATGGCCGGCGGGCACGCGATCGAGATGTTCACCTGGTCGAAGCTGTCCGCGACCTCCGCGGCGAAGCGGTCCAGGAGCACGCCGTT of Elusimicrobiota bacterium contains these proteins:
- a CDS encoding radical SAM protein, with translation MKRTSRPLRKPAPPLGEPTDRRRLVGRLSRLGLRAPDPFHGAVIGEVYLMLTMACNLRCQACSLWGAGGACHDGRYYAGISKPAPLPRMRAFIDELAAFRPEYVNFAGGEPLLSPHWRELARRARDRGLRTILTTNGVLLDRFAAEVADSFDQVNISIACPPAMSKELRGGAAGHYRVMMRGLKRLAGLRDRAPGRKPILRLMCEVFDSNGGHLISLIDHLKDEGVEFDEIYFMHLIFNRPEVLAAQKRVFESEFGLPVGLWNGYGYRPHAMDYAALDAALGRLRASLPHARFNIDLRGAKALRDYYEGRREGLGAPFCDGPWRQVNVFPNGQVWVCPDYVLGDLKEGSFAAVWDGPKARALRRRVFSNIFPSCRGCFSFYEKEQPVGPA